Proteins from a single region of Felis catus isolate Fca126 chromosome B4, F.catus_Fca126_mat1.0, whole genome shotgun sequence:
- the LOC109501880 gene encoding small nuclear ribonucleoprotein G-like — translation MDEKLSLRLNGGRHVQGILRGFSPFMNLGKDGHVEMATSGRQNDIGMVVIPGNCVILLEALE, via the coding sequence ATGGACGAGAAATTATCATTGAGATTAAATGGTGGCAGACATGTCCAGGGAATATTGCGGGGGTTCAGTCCCTTCATGAATCTTGGGAAAGATGGACATGTGGAGATGGCAACTAGTGGGCGGCAGAACGACATTGGAATGGTGGTAATTCCAGGAAATTGTGTCATCCTGTTAGAAGCCTTGGAATGA